In Bifidobacterium sp. ESL0745, one DNA window encodes the following:
- the galT gene encoding galactose-1-phosphate uridylyltransferase, which translates to MKQQEFKYYHPSDYASKHIRITPTTLADGRDFFYLDDDPEYVSGAKTRELKDPRPLADRFAPHLAADGHEVPYAEPIMRRDPLTGEWIPMAAARMNRPITAGPGATAKGNPLAARKPGDPYQDGEVPDTDYDVVIFENRFPSMVQVPGVPNVVTDVDGNPLWEQRPASGRCEVICFDPNENGLPADLPVSRLRTVVEAWAFRTAEISHMDGIEQIFPFENHGAEIGVSLAHPHGQVYCYPFIPPKMETELQHTQAYHEKNGGNLLRDIMNGELEAGTRVVMRNSSWIAYVPAAARWPLEVHVAPVRDVLTIDELNDQERWDLASMYSHLLRRGNAFFDKGDGKGMDLPYISAWHQAPIHDKRRENYRLNLQFFSFRRATNKIKYLAGSESGMAAWVSDTTPERIAARFQELGPIDID; encoded by the coding sequence ATGAAGCAGCAGGAATTCAAGTATTACCATCCTTCGGACTATGCGTCGAAGCATATTCGTATCACGCCGACGACACTGGCGGACGGGCGTGACTTTTTCTATCTGGACGACGATCCCGAATACGTTTCTGGCGCCAAAACCCGTGAGCTCAAAGACCCGCGCCCGCTGGCCGATCGGTTCGCCCCGCACCTTGCCGCCGACGGGCATGAGGTGCCGTACGCCGAGCCGATCATGCGCCGTGATCCGTTGACGGGCGAATGGATCCCGATGGCGGCGGCCCGCATGAACCGGCCGATCACCGCCGGCCCAGGAGCCACAGCCAAAGGCAATCCGCTCGCCGCCCGCAAGCCCGGCGACCCGTATCAGGACGGGGAAGTGCCTGATACCGATTACGACGTGGTCATTTTCGAAAACCGGTTCCCCTCGATGGTTCAGGTACCCGGCGTGCCGAATGTGGTCACCGACGTTGACGGCAATCCGCTCTGGGAGCAGCGGCCTGCGTCCGGACGCTGCGAGGTCATCTGCTTCGACCCGAACGAAAACGGGCTGCCTGCCGATCTACCGGTTTCTCGCCTGCGTACGGTGGTGGAGGCGTGGGCCTTCCGCACCGCTGAAATCTCGCATATGGACGGCATCGAGCAGATCTTCCCCTTCGAGAACCACGGCGCGGAAATCGGCGTTTCACTGGCCCATCCGCACGGCCAGGTCTATTGCTACCCGTTCATCCCGCCGAAGATGGAAACCGAACTTCAGCACACGCAGGCCTACCACGAAAAGAACGGCGGCAACCTGCTGCGCGACATCATGAACGGCGAACTTGAGGCCGGAACGCGCGTGGTGATGCGCAATTCCAGCTGGATAGCCTACGTTCCGGCCGCCGCACGCTGGCCGTTGGAGGTTCATGTCGCTCCGGTGCGTGACGTGCTCACGATTGACGAACTGAACGATCAGGAACGCTGGGATCTGGCCTCGATGTATTCGCATCTGCTGCGCCGCGGCAACGCCTTCTTCGACAAGGGCGACGGCAAGGGTATGGATCTGCCATACATCTCGGCCTGGCATCAGGCCCCTATCCACGACAAGCGCCGCGAGAACTACCGGCTCAACCTCCAGTTCTTCTCCTTCCGTCGCGCCACCAACAAAATCAAGTATCTGGCCGGTTCCGAGTCGGGCATGGCCGCTTGGGTTTCTGACACGACGCCGGAGCGCATCGCCGCCCGCTTCCAGGAGCTCGGCCCGATCGACATCGATTGA